The Paenibacillus polymyxa M1 DNA segment TTTTGGATTCCCACTTAATATTCCCATCATAACCGCTCCTTTAATATTTTTTACACCAATCTTATAGTTCCAATTAATGATTAAAAGTATCCAAATAAATTTGTAAATACGCAATAGAATAAGGAGCGGATTTTTGGAGAAATTATATGCATCACACTTTCAGGGAGGATTCCTTTTTATGAAAAAACAAATAGTCACAGCGGTAACTTCCATTTGCTTATTTGCAGCTTTAGCCACCCCTTCTTTAGCACAAAGTCCAAATGTAAATGCAGCCAATGACCCAGCTCAAAACCCTTATCAAAGTAACAATCCAACTTATAACGCTAACAATGTACGAGCAAACGCCGTAGATAATGACAACGATATGGATTGGGGTTGGCTTGGCTTGCTTGGTTTGATAGGACTGGCTGGAATGCGTAGAAAAGTAT contains these protein-coding regions:
- a CDS encoding WGxxGxxG family protein — protein: MKKQIVTAVTSICLFAALATPSLAQSPNVNAANDPAQNPYQSNNPTYNANNVRANAVDNDNDMDWGWLGLLGLIGLAGMRRKVSDHK